ATCCTTTTTAACAAAATCCAACTCCCAAACTCCACTGTCTACAAAAGAGCTATTGCTTGAGTCAATGTCAATAGAATCCAAGAACAATGCCCCTTCAGAACTTGATATTTTTGCCCCTCCAAAATTTGATATCTTGGGCTCAAAATTCTTATCTAGTAAGATAGATGTAGAACTCAAGTTAAGATGGACTACACAAAAATCGCACTTATGGTGAAGCCATGCTAGGCCTCTTGCTATCCCAGTTGCAATTTTAATCCTCAAATGCCACTCCAAGATCTTATCATTGCCCTCCATTACATGTAGCCAATCATAAAGGTTACcattcaatatatatttgtacACCAAAAGcttttccttcctttctttGCAGTACCCCAAGAGGGGAACTAGGTTATTGTGTCTCAATCTACCAAGAGCAAATAGCTCAGATACAAATTGCTTTTCAAAAGATGGAGATTCATAGAACCTCTTAACTGCAAGTGGCCAACCATTTGGAAGCACTGCCTTGTACATTATCCCAATCTTTCCCAACCCAATGAAATTATGTGTGTTGAAGTTGCCAGTTGCCTCTCTAAGTTCTGTAAAGCTCATTCTAGTAATCATTCCCTTCAATTGAGAAATCTGTGAATCAATCATCATTTTTGCATGCTGCGTTAGTGTTGAACGGAAAATAAATCAGAATTTAACACACGGTAGTTTGTTTTAAGTGGTAGAGAATTTGTTGAACGAAAGGGCTATTTGGCTATATTAGTATTACAACTTTTTACATTTGCTAAAGCACTGCTGAGTTGGAGATAGACACTAAAATCCACTATAGAATTGTCAACGTGAGACTAAATACATGGCAGTGACATAGGTGAGAGAATATTTGGCTAGGTACTTGTTTTGATAGAAGTCTTGTCTTGTGGAGTCATTATGAAAACATTTGCATATTATGTGAAAGCCATAGTGCTATTTATCTAACAAATAATCAAGAACATTGATTTTTGCTTCCTCTTTGTTCATGAAATTATTCATGAGAGAGATATTTTGCTTTAGAAAATTTGGCCTATAGATAATCCAGTAGACATTATGACTAAGTTCCCTCATATTAGAGGTGTTAGGTTTATGTAGACATGATGACTAAGTTCCCTCATATTATAGGTGTTAGATTTATGTGTATAAGCCCAAAATGTCGCCGCACACCCTTAGTGCGATAgttactctacaagtataagtgcttatgaAGTGTGAAGGGCAAGGGTCGGAGTTCAAGTCACTAGGAGGGAGGTtgacacacatatacacttagattaggctagagtaaaattctatcttgtataaagaaaataaaaataaaataaaaaacccccTAGCTCTCTCTTCCTATATAAAATCTACTTAGGGTTTATTGTAATTGAGTGAATTGAAATTATAGTGAAGATATGGTTGTCTAGAATTTGTACTATACtctcatttaataaaaatatatcacttaataaaaatttcttctatGGACGTAAGCCGTTAAATTGAACTACGTAATTCTCATATTTTTTGTGTACTTTATTTTGTACTTCCTCTTCACTATAATCTTAATTCATCCCATCACAATGAACCGTTTATTCCTACAGTCTTTGtacaaattcaagtttttgaCCAGTGTTTGCGTTTGAGTTTGCCCTTAATATGATTTTGGACGGAGGTGATAGAGAAGTGTCGTTTGTGTGACTTGACTCGAAGGTCAAGGTGGAGATTCTTTAGTCAGTGGTGTGAATTGTCACATGCTTATTCTTTTTGACTTTGTCTTAAAttctttctcccaaaaaaaaaggacggTGTCTTAAATTGGGTTAATATTTTACATGTGTAGCACAATATTTCATCCCACAAAGGATAGGCACCATGCCgactttgaaattttataaatactAGGAGTCTATTTGGTTGGAAATTTTTAGTACTGTTGTTCAATTTTTAGTGTTGTGGAAATTTGTGTTTGAGTGTTATAGAAATATATGATAGAAGTGTTATATTGCTTAATtactgaaaactgttatttaaacactaaTACCAAACAGCTCCTaagtttctttatattttgatttatgatGTGCCCTAATTAGACTAGAGCAAaccaaaattactttttttttttttttttttttatgtcacaGGTTGAAACTCTATGAAAAGAACGTTAAGGTTTTAGGAAAGTACATCTATATTACCCTTGTAATCTCCatatttttagtgaaattttATCTTTCTCTCCCCCTAGCTTATATGTAAGCCTAATAACAAAACacataaattaattagtattttctTCTGTGCTTGTGCCTAATGTTCTTtcaaatttcttcatttatattatttttttgtaaaatatttttaaatctcATTATATATTTCTCAATTAATCTTATATGAATTTCATGCAACAATATAATTTGCCTATAAAATAcctaaaatctaaataaataaatgaatcaaACACATGGCTTTTTGAGATTAGTGGAGATCGAGTATAAAATGGAACACTGGTAATGAGATAAAGGACATCAATTTTGCGCAGCCATCCATGTGTGTGCACTATGTCTATCATATATTAATGTCAAAACATAAGTAGTGGCAGCTCCACATGCAAGCTAGGGTCACAAGACCACCtgacttgccaaaaaaaaaaatatatatatatatatatatatacactttttaaaaaacttatttgctAAACTAACTTATTGTAACTACTATAGTAAAAATGTTAAACACCCTAACTTgacaattacaaaaatttgggttcaaccaaaataaaattgatgctACATTTACAACagtttcataataatttcaaaaaaaaaaaaactcaatgtGATAAGTTGTTTCTGATTCTAATTTGAGTCTTATactgatattattttttacctACCAATAAACAGCTTTTTACATAAAAGTTATTGTagaaatattgtggatgtagcattactctaaaattaatttttcctttcaaacataatccttaatccctttctctaaatttaaaaaaaaaatcttaaataacaacaataaatattagcccaaataataacaaacataaaccaaacaaaaacaagacaagaccaagttttttaaaaaatataatattaaaaaaaaaagataaaaatcgccaatcatttaaatttttagcttgttcaacttatttaataaaaataatctctaattttttttctttttttttcttaaaaaatggtaccaagaaaaatattatagttgtgcatttttttttatgatgatgATAATTATATTCTTATTGGCTTTATAATGCAACAATTTTACTTTCATCAACgactcaatttcaaattttagcaaatatttaatttattactttattaaatcttatataatttaaatttattaacgACCATCTTAAAAAAGATTCCTATAGCCGCTACTGAACTAAGAAATAAGAATAATGAAGATATAAGGAAAGTTTTTTGATAAAGGAGACGAAGAAATGATTCTTcgatattaaataaatatataaaaaataataataaaaaaagaggccTGAGAGATTACCTTCAGGTTCTTGCTTCTTTCGGTTGTTGCAGAGCCTTGGCTTCCATCAATTGcttctttcattcttttgttGTTCTTGGTTGTCGCATTCAGTAAAGGCACCCAGGGAGTATAAAGAAATATAACCACCACTACCGACACCGTAGAGAAAACCCAGCCTACCAAAAATCATTGTTTGAAGAAAACATGAAACTTCGCAGGAGCAGCCATGCATGTGTCCAATGGAGCCCACAAAGTCCCGGATTGTTTGCATAGCTTTCTGCAGGAAAGGTGATATTGTAAAACATAGGCACCGGCCCTGACAACCGATTGTTAGCAACACTGAAGTTTTTTATCCTATGTAGCTGGTTGTTTTCAAGTCGAAGGACATTCAAATAAGTGCAATTCACTATGCTCTTCGGGATTTCACCCGAAAAATTGTTGGAGGAGAGGTCGAGGACTGTCAGAAACCCGAGCCAGGATATCTCAGATGGTATGGTGCCTGTAAGGTCGTTCCCTGAGAGGTTAAGATGTGCCAAAC
The Quercus lobata isolate SW786 chromosome 10, ValleyOak3.0 Primary Assembly, whole genome shotgun sequence DNA segment above includes these coding regions:
- the LOC115965219 gene encoding probably inactive leucine-rich repeat receptor-like protein kinase At5g48380, with translation MMIDSQISQLKGMITRMSFTELREATGNFNTHNFIGLGKIGIMYKAVLPNGWPLAVKRFYESPSFEKQFVSELFALGRLRHNNLVPLLGYCKERKEKLLVYKYILNGNLYDWLHVMEGNDKILEWHLRIKIATGIARGLAWLHHKCDFCVVHLNLSSTSILLDKNFEPKISNFGGAKISSSEGALFLDSIDIDSSNSSFVDSGVWELDFVKKDVYDFGILLLELIIGKEPIEINNYSKSSNGSLLDWITHLLTSSSNLYSVIDKSLIGRGFDGEILQLLRIACMCLNPFPGRRPTMLELYTKISILGERHGITNDTKILSQFEIATPSTLNEIVEVEIT